A stretch of the Geovibrio thiophilus genome encodes the following:
- a CDS encoding MBL fold metallo-hydrolase, producing the protein MKLEHMVVRPLFVNCFFLSDDEGNLVIFDPGGDADLIINKIETENLKPKMILNTHGHFDHIGAVSELKEKYNIPFYIHKDDEFLLGQSRNHAALFGAEPAPVPTADRYVKDGDEIEFGGGKIKVLHTPGHTPGGVCYFIERVNAVITGDTLFCEGVGRSDFPYADHSQLIEGIAHKLLTLDDSVTVHPGHEEFSTIGWEKNNNPYLKRL; encoded by the coding sequence ATGAAACTTGAGCATATGGTAGTAAGACCCCTTTTCGTAAACTGTTTTTTCCTTTCCGACGACGAAGGCAATCTTGTGATTTTCGATCCGGGCGGAGATGCGGATCTCATTATAAATAAAATAGAGACAGAAAACCTCAAGCCGAAGATGATCCTCAATACTCACGGTCACTTTGATCACATAGGCGCAGTGAGCGAGCTTAAGGAAAAATACAATATTCCTTTTTATATACACAAGGATGACGAGTTTCTCCTCGGTCAGTCGAGAAACCATGCGGCGCTTTTCGGCGCTGAACCTGCTCCTGTTCCGACTGCGGACAGATATGTCAAAGACGGAGACGAAATAGAGTTCGGCGGCGGAAAGATCAAGGTTCTGCATACTCCCGGGCATACTCCGGGCGGAGTGTGTTATTTCATTGAACGGGTAAACGCCGTAATAACAGGAGATACTCTGTTTTGTGAAGGAGTGGGGCGAAGCGACTTCCCCTATGCGGATCACAGTCAGCTTATCGAAGGCATAGCGCACAAACTGCTCACACTGGACGATTCCGTAACCGTGCACCCCGGACATGAGGAGTTCAGCACTATCGGATGGGAGAAAAACAACAACCCGTACCTTAAAAGACTGTGA
- a CDS encoding HAD family hydrolase has translation MKKVIVYDCDGVLFDSSLAVKAYYDHVFEKFELSMPDWSDPKTFELAMMSTNSEIIGHFCKDEKKFNAIMEFATKLNFRMFLDKMIPAAGVFEALEKLKSEGHKMAVCTNRGVSIDPLLKHFKMYDYFDRLVCSFDVVRPKPHPEGLNKIAEHFSVHKRNMLFLGDSEADYKAAKGANMPFLSFGSSLHESIRIDNHMEVFKHLT, from the coding sequence ATGAAAAAAGTTATTGTGTACGATTGCGACGGAGTTCTTTTTGACAGCTCGTTGGCTGTAAAAGCCTATTATGATCATGTGTTTGAAAAGTTTGAGCTGAGCATGCCCGATTGGAGCGACCCCAAGACGTTTGAGCTTGCCATGATGAGTACCAACAGCGAGATCATAGGTCATTTCTGCAAGGATGAGAAGAAGTTTAATGCGATAATGGAGTTTGCCACCAAGCTGAACTTCCGCATGTTTCTGGATAAGATGATACCCGCAGCCGGAGTGTTTGAGGCGCTGGAAAAGCTGAAATCCGAAGGGCATAAAATGGCGGTATGCACCAACAGAGGTGTTTCCATAGATCCGCTTCTCAAGCATTTCAAAATGTATGATTACTTTGACAGGCTGGTTTGCAGCTTTGATGTTGTGCGCCCTAAGCCGCATCCCGAAGGCTTGAATAAAATAGCAGAGCACTTCTCCGTTCATAAGAGAAATATGCTCTTTCTCGGTGACTCGGAAGCGGATTATAAAGCTGCGAAGGGGGCTAACATGCCGTTCCTGTCATTCGGAAGCAGCCTGCATGAGAGCATAAGGATAGATAATCACATGGAAGTATTTAAACATCTGACTTAA
- a CDS encoding integration host factor subunit beta, with protein MTKSELIEIISAENTNLTKKQVEFIVNGVFSSIKDALRNDDKVEIRGFGSFKIREKNSKMGRNPKTGDKVDVPSKKVPYFKPGKEIKELLIKMN; from the coding sequence ATGACAAAGTCTGAGCTTATCGAAATTATCTCTGCCGAGAACACTAACCTTACCAAAAAGCAGGTTGAATTTATCGTCAACGGCGTGTTTTCATCAATTAAAGATGCTCTGCGCAACGACGACAAGGTGGAAATAAGAGGCTTCGGAAGTTTCAAAATCAGAGAGAAAAACTCAAAGATGGGAAGAAATCCCAAAACCGGCGACAAAGTTGATGTGCCTTCTAAAAAGGTTCCCTACTTCAAACCCGGCAAGGAGATTAAAGAACTTCTCATTAAAATGAACTGA
- the rimI gene encoding ribosomal protein S18-alanine N-acetyltransferase yields MIRDVLADDLESVTEIERASFKKPWSKTDFETEIERERSIFKLLEEDGAVCGYFVVYTVLDESELADIAVSPKHRGKGYGRLLLAEAVRSADKASVMFLEVAVDNFSAVGLYESFGFEKVGYIKDYYGQDNDAYIMKLNINGEVRNVEKQY; encoded by the coding sequence TTGATCAGAGACGTGCTTGCGGATGATCTTGAATCCGTCACAGAGATAGAAAGAGCATCATTTAAAAAACCGTGGTCGAAGACAGACTTTGAAACGGAAATAGAGAGAGAGCGCAGTATCTTCAAGCTTTTGGAAGAGGATGGGGCGGTTTGCGGCTATTTTGTTGTTTACACGGTTCTGGACGAGTCTGAACTGGCTGATATTGCCGTTTCCCCGAAACACCGCGGCAAAGGCTACGGCAGGCTTCTTCTGGCAGAGGCTGTCCGTTCGGCGGACAAGGCTTCAGTGATGTTTCTTGAGGTGGCGGTGGACAACTTTTCCGCTGTCGGATTATATGAATCTTTCGGCTTTGAAAAAGTCGGCTATATAAAAGACTATTACGGTCAGGACAATGACGCGTACATCATGAAGCTCAACATTAACGGCGAGGTGAGAAATGTTGA
- the tsaB gene encoding tRNA (adenosine(37)-N6)-threonylcarbamoyltransferase complex dimerization subunit type 1 TsaB, producing the protein MNTLIVDTSGDMLFASLGTSGGAVLAETGVKMKSNINENLLKTVDFLLESSGTSLSEIENFYTITGPGSFTGIRIGVSTMLGLASSMGKKLKGISSLDAYALVCGEESVEVWAKLRLKSFVRKSYDFKNMVFSEYETVKLDDEESITHIVNREQKSSLNLTHSVKNIHFTKFGCGYEPLYFRKSEAEINFDQRRACG; encoded by the coding sequence ATGAACACATTAATCGTAGACACTTCCGGTGACATGCTTTTTGCCTCGCTCGGTACTTCCGGCGGGGCTGTTTTGGCTGAGACCGGAGTGAAAATGAAATCAAACATTAACGAGAATCTTCTGAAAACCGTTGATTTTCTTCTGGAATCTTCGGGAACTTCTCTCAGTGAAATTGAAAATTTTTATACAATAACGGGACCCGGCTCTTTTACGGGCATAAGGATAGGCGTTTCGACTATGCTTGGGCTTGCTTCCTCCATGGGGAAAAAACTTAAAGGAATTTCATCGCTGGACGCTTACGCTCTTGTCTGCGGAGAGGAGTCGGTTGAGGTCTGGGCAAAGCTGAGATTAAAAAGTTTTGTCAGAAAAAGCTATGACTTTAAAAATATGGTATTTTCTGAGTATGAGACAGTTAAGCTGGATGATGAGGAATCCATTACCCATATTGTCAACCGCGAGCAGAAAAGCAGCCTTAACCTCACTCACTCAGTAAAAAATATCCATTTTACTAAATTCGGATGCGGCTACGAGCCCCTGTACTTCAGGAAATCCGAAGCGGAAATAAACTTTGATCAGAGACGTGCTTGCGGATGA
- the dtd gene encoding D-aminoacyl-tRNA deacylase: protein MKLCIQRVSSAFVRVKGETVSEIGKGLLILFGAEKGDQEEFISFLAKKACNLRVFEDENGKMSFSVKDIDGSVITVSQFTLAADCRKGLRPDFGNALEPELAEKYYEKFADLCRTELGADKVGTGIFRAEMEVGLVNDGPVTIILEKSIQGR from the coding sequence ATGAAGCTCTGCATACAAAGGGTCAGTTCAGCCTTTGTCCGTGTGAAGGGTGAAACAGTATCTGAGATAGGGAAGGGACTTCTTATCCTTTTCGGTGCTGAAAAGGGCGATCAGGAGGAATTTATCAGCTTCCTTGCCAAAAAAGCCTGCAACTTAAGAGTTTTTGAAGATGAAAACGGAAAAATGAGCTTCTCTGTTAAGGACATAGACGGCAGTGTGATAACCGTCAGTCAGTTTACCCTCGCAGCTGACTGCCGCAAAGGGCTTAGACCTGATTTCGGAAATGCTCTTGAACCGGAACTCGCTGAGAAATATTATGAAAAGTTTGCCGATCTATGCCGCACGGAGCTTGGCGCAGACAAAGTCGGGACGGGTATTTTTCGCGCGGAGATGGAAGTGGGGCTTGTAAATGACGGTCCTGTGACTATAATTTTAGAGAAAAGCATTCAAGGCAGGTGA
- the fliD gene encoding flagellar filament capping protein FliD: MGAIKMSGIVSGMDTNAIVEQLVAQSQIPITNLENKYELKQLEKDIYQDVSDRLGTLNSNLLTLRLESTYKTKSTESSNTAVLAATATTEAAKGSYSVVVKQTAKNASWVSSYTRQRLTAKGAGVTGSTGTPADYLEGKHTVTVTNEGSSYMAVNSFKPNEWGTVKKQNGMAIDSAVVSSDGTIQSDISGTVTFQVSDGTDTSSIWSSVNVDSGDNINEVARDLETRLNNNINSDKGTTGVQYVAVRADYNQEDDEWSIAVYSPTTVTGLTITPTGGDIDETLGLEYGYESTSSVSTVTSYFIASDLTTLGQKINNTESGLIKGITLTGTGLTEGSFSITQDASLLVASESYSTVTGATGFSATPSTALTQNLSDAGGTTASNGYFTINDTKIYIDDFSALTVNDLLAKINSSGAGVTATYDEAANNIVLSSNTAGSGSITVGDSSDTSNMLTVLKLTANQGAVKTTGSTSGSISTTSALSSAGLSSAPTSGTFSINGVSIYVDATTDSLNDVIKKVNVSGAGVTMVYDSVRDKITVTGSGTEQITFGSPSDTSSFLAAVNLTQSTTTTQALGTAGRNSIVEVNEVTYVRDSNEISDIIAGVTLDLRSASETPVTISITADTTKATEALASFIQTYNEMVTVLNAPMLDDDQKKYLTALTDEDKESMSDDDIAEYQAYYKEYNTYNMIRKSSELRSLKQNLRTTLFTEIPGLTGSISNLLELGIDVAGDGDITIEALGLLVTDSTDYDEILAALESNETLQEVLSDNADDVYEFFSANIIVGNDDSDTEDEDGNPINESNDIQGWTRIYSSLITRYTNYDGMIQKKIVSEGTLDKEMLRIAEQIETYQLRAEQQLERYWAQFTAMEQAISDAQAMGESLSSLTSSS; the protein is encoded by the coding sequence ATGGGCGCAATAAAGATGAGCGGCATTGTTTCAGGCATGGACACTAATGCGATAGTGGAACAGCTTGTCGCGCAGAGTCAGATTCCGATTACTAACCTTGAAAACAAATACGAACTCAAACAGCTTGAGAAAGATATATATCAGGATGTCAGCGACAGACTGGGGACTCTCAACAGCAATCTGCTTACTCTCAGGCTTGAATCCACCTATAAAACCAAAAGCACGGAAAGCTCCAATACCGCTGTTTTGGCTGCTACCGCCACTACAGAAGCCGCAAAGGGCTCATACTCAGTGGTTGTCAAACAGACAGCGAAAAACGCTTCATGGGTCAGTTCCTACACCAGACAGAGGCTTACCGCAAAAGGAGCAGGAGTTACAGGCTCCACAGGCACACCTGCGGATTATCTGGAGGGAAAGCACACTGTAACAGTCACAAACGAAGGCTCAAGCTACATGGCAGTCAACAGCTTCAAACCGAACGAGTGGGGGACTGTAAAAAAACAGAACGGTATGGCAATAGACTCCGCTGTTGTTTCATCTGACGGAACCATACAAAGTGACATCAGCGGTACAGTCACCTTTCAGGTTTCTGACGGCACGGACACCAGCAGTATATGGTCTTCAGTGAATGTTGATTCAGGAGATAATATAAACGAAGTCGCGAGAGATCTGGAAACGCGTCTTAATAACAACATAAATTCGGATAAAGGAACGACCGGAGTTCAGTACGTTGCTGTACGGGCTGACTATAATCAGGAAGACGATGAATGGAGCATTGCGGTTTACTCTCCGACGACAGTAACAGGGCTGACGATAACGCCCACAGGCGGGGATATTGACGAAACATTGGGGCTGGAGTATGGTTACGAGTCTACTTCGTCCGTAAGCACCGTTACTTCATATTTCATCGCTTCGGATCTCACTACTCTCGGTCAGAAGATCAACAATACCGAAAGCGGGCTTATAAAAGGCATCACCCTCACAGGCACAGGACTGACCGAAGGCTCATTTTCCATAACTCAGGATGCGTCGCTTCTTGTAGCTTCCGAGTCATATTCCACTGTCACAGGCGCAACCGGATTTTCAGCCACTCCTTCCACGGCTCTTACACAAAATCTTTCTGATGCGGGCGGTACAACTGCTTCCAACGGATATTTTACAATAAACGACACAAAAATATACATTGATGATTTTTCAGCCCTCACTGTGAACGATCTTCTCGCCAAGATAAACTCATCCGGAGCTGGAGTCACCGCCACATATGACGAAGCGGCGAATAACATAGTGCTTTCAAGCAATACCGCCGGTTCAGGCTCTATAACCGTGGGTGATTCTTCCGATACAAGCAACATGCTCACAGTCCTCAAGCTTACAGCTAATCAGGGTGCGGTTAAAACCACGGGCTCAACAAGCGGCAGCATATCCACCACAAGCGCTCTCAGTTCAGCAGGTCTTTCATCCGCACCCACAAGCGGAACCTTTTCTATAAACGGAGTATCAATTTATGTTGATGCCACAACTGATTCCCTTAATGATGTAATCAAGAAGGTGAATGTCTCCGGCGCCGGCGTTACAATGGTTTACGACAGTGTGAGAGATAAAATCACTGTCACAGGCAGCGGCACCGAGCAGATAACCTTCGGCTCTCCCAGCGATACCAGCAGCTTTCTTGCCGCCGTAAACCTCACGCAGAGCACCACCACCACTCAGGCTTTGGGAACGGCGGGACGAAACTCAATAGTTGAGGTGAACGAAGTTACTTATGTCCGTGACAGTAACGAAATAAGCGACATAATAGCAGGTGTGACCCTTGATCTCCGCTCAGCAAGTGAAACTCCTGTGACAATCAGCATCACGGCAGATACCACAAAGGCAACCGAGGCCTTGGCAAGTTTTATTCAGACATACAACGAGATGGTGACTGTCCTCAATGCACCCATGCTGGATGATGATCAGAAAAAATACCTCACCGCTCTCACCGATGAGGACAAAGAGAGTATGTCTGACGACGACATTGCGGAGTATCAGGCTTATTACAAGGAATACAATACCTACAACATGATCCGCAAGAGTTCGGAGCTGAGGAGTCTTAAGCAAAACCTCAGAACTACTCTTTTCACGGAAATCCCCGGACTTACCGGATCCATATCAAATCTTCTGGAACTGGGTATAGATGTTGCAGGTGACGGGGATATTACAATCGAAGCTCTCGGTCTGCTTGTTACAGACTCCACAGATTATGATGAGATTCTGGCCGCTCTTGAGTCAAACGAGACACTTCAGGAAGTACTCTCAGACAACGCCGATGATGTTTACGAGTTTTTTTCCGCTAATATAATCGTGGGAAATGACGATAGTGATACAGAGGACGAAGACGGAAACCCGATTAACGAAAGTAACGACATACAGGGTTGGACAAGAATTTACTCTTCTTTGATAACTCGTTATACTAATTACGACGGTATGATCCAGAAAAAAATCGTCAGTGAAGGTACTCTGGATAAAGAAATGCTGAGAATAGCTGAACAGATAGAAACCTACCAGCTAAGGGCTGAACAGCAGCTTGAAAGATACTGGGCGCAGTTTACCGCGATGGAGCAGGCTATATCCGATGCGCAGGCGATGGGGGAATCTCTCAGTTCGCTGACCAGTTCATCATAA
- the fliS gene encoding flagellar export chaperone FliS has translation MTKPYQNYIRQEVEGATKGKLVLLLYDGAIKFMRIAVLAMEEGKIPEAHNNIMKAQNIVYELMSSLNMDAGEISQNLLRLYDFMIWSLIEANKSKDKAKVESAISVMCELREAWKGVVEQEERGNSSIEAASKSINFAG, from the coding sequence GTGACAAAACCGTATCAAAATTACATCAGACAGGAAGTTGAGGGAGCCACAAAAGGAAAGCTGGTGCTTTTGCTGTATGACGGCGCCATAAAGTTTATGCGTATCGCTGTTCTGGCAATGGAAGAGGGGAAAATCCCCGAAGCCCATAACAACATAATGAAAGCCCAGAACATAGTTTACGAGCTTATGTCTTCCCTCAATATGGACGCCGGAGAAATTTCCCAGAACCTCCTCAGGCTTTATGACTTCATGATCTGGTCGCTGATTGAGGCTAACAAAAGCAAGGACAAGGCAAAGGTGGAATCTGCTATCTCCGTTATGTGCGAGCTCAGAGAAGCATGGAAAGGCGTTGTTGAGCAGGAAGAAAGAGGAAACTCATCAATAGAGGCGGCTTCTAAGTCAATAAATTTTGCAGGGTGA
- the murJ gene encoding murein biosynthesis integral membrane protein MurJ translates to MSVFLKSVMKSSFGIFTSRIFGLIRDIAVAAFFGANALTDAFFVAYAIPNLFRAFFAEGALTSAFIPFLSDNMAADKKKAFSYLTSMMIVLFVMVTSIVILISMFPKQIIFLFMPGYLGSADILATAGDMLRLVMPYLVFITLCGLFTGYLYLHNSYYVPYSSTALLNISMIAGAYAGYKLGGNIMWLCYGVILGGVLQLLYIFTYSVMKGFRFRWDGMHPDVGKTFRLLVPSLAGLGINQLYFTLGRIIASFLAAGSISYLYYADRIFQLPLGVFSIAVGAVSLTEISKANTAGNFSYRNTLIDKAFIAIFVIIMPATLGLVLLADEITALIYARNQFTGVDVYNTAQALVMFSVGMIFFSYTGLLAKVFFSEKDMRTPVKGAFIGLCVYAVSNIILIKPFGHAGIALASGVSASANSFYLYSKLRDYRFNFRGNAALLVKIIFACFIMGACAVGMSVSGVHLLINIPVAALLYFAVLKITGVNVRKVLR, encoded by the coding sequence GTGTCTGTTTTCCTCAAAAGCGTAATGAAGTCGTCCTTCGGGATATTTACCAGCCGCATCTTCGGACTTATCAGAGACATAGCCGTGGCGGCGTTTTTCGGCGCCAATGCCCTTACTGATGCCTTCTTTGTGGCGTATGCGATTCCCAACCTTTTCAGGGCTTTTTTTGCCGAAGGCGCTCTCACCTCGGCATTTATTCCTTTTCTCAGCGACAATATGGCTGCTGACAAAAAAAAGGCATTTTCATACCTGACCAGCATGATGATCGTCCTTTTTGTGATGGTAACGTCCATTGTGATCCTGATTTCAATGTTTCCGAAGCAGATCATATTTCTTTTCATGCCCGGCTACCTCGGTTCTGCGGATATTCTCGCCACAGCAGGCGACATGCTGCGGCTTGTGATGCCTTATCTCGTGTTTATAACCCTTTGCGGGCTTTTTACAGGCTACCTTTACCTGCACAATTCTTATTATGTGCCTTATTCATCAACTGCTCTGCTTAACATATCAATGATAGCCGGAGCTTACGCCGGATACAAGCTCGGCGGAAACATAATGTGGCTCTGCTACGGTGTGATTCTCGGCGGTGTTTTGCAGCTTCTTTATATATTTACCTATTCCGTTATGAAGGGATTCCGCTTCCGGTGGGACGGCATGCACCCTGATGTCGGGAAGACCTTCCGCCTGCTTGTGCCTTCACTAGCGGGACTGGGGATAAACCAGCTCTATTTTACTTTGGGCAGAATCATAGCCTCCTTCCTTGCGGCGGGGAGTATATCTTACCTTTATTATGCGGACAGGATCTTTCAGCTTCCTCTCGGTGTATTTTCCATTGCGGTGGGTGCCGTCTCGCTGACAGAGATAAGCAAGGCGAACACAGCTGGCAATTTTTCATACCGCAATACATTAATTGACAAGGCGTTTATCGCTATATTCGTTATAATAATGCCCGCCACTCTGGGTCTTGTGCTTCTGGCGGATGAAATAACCGCGCTTATATACGCCCGTAACCAGTTCACTGGCGTGGATGTATACAACACCGCTCAGGCGCTTGTTATGTTCAGTGTAGGGATGATCTTCTTCTCTTACACAGGGCTTCTGGCAAAGGTGTTTTTCTCCGAGAAGGATATGCGCACACCTGTGAAGGGCGCTTTCATCGGTCTTTGCGTGTACGCAGTTTCAAATATTATACTCATCAAACCCTTCGGTCATGCGGGCATAGCCCTTGCATCCGGTGTTTCAGCCTCGGCTAATTCATTTTATCTGTACTCAAAGCTCAGGGATTACAGATTCAATTTCAGGGGCAACGCCGCTCTTCTCGTTAAGATCATATTCGCTTGTTTTATAATGGGAGCCTGCGCTGTGGGGATGTCCGTCTCAGGTGTGCATCTGCTGATTAACATTCCTGTTGCGGCTCTGCTTTACTTTGCGGTGCTTAAAATAACCGGAGTAAACGTGCGCAAGGTGCTGAGATGA